In Zonotrichia albicollis isolate bZonAlb1 chromosome 26, bZonAlb1.hap1, whole genome shotgun sequence, a genomic segment contains:
- the PIWIL2 gene encoding piwi-like protein 2 isoform X1, which yields MDPLRPFRPPRPFRPPRPGPGPGPAVPMARGLRGLADFSPRLPSPSPAQPRAAASPFPALFRGLGLEDRPLERPLGRGGSGDAKAAAPPGPVQRQKEEEKDKGAALAALPTRGQILWKGRGDALPTPPGRALPAVPAPCPPSPQPCPTPVPTPETPPAAARPALGTKAVAKGAAIPLGLNFVKIHCQNEAVYQYHVTFSPEVECKAARFAILKEQHAVTGDVMAFDGSILFLPIQIPKVSLKAQNSSDGEEIIINIQMTKILEPSSDLCTPFYNVVFRRVMKILNMSLVGRHFFEPAQATTLQKYSLHIWPGYAVSIRRKDGGLFLMVDGIHKIIRSESVLSVMQTIHSQNQRTFQDECTKQLVGSVVMTRYNNRTYRVDDIDWDKTPKDTFTLASGQEISFVEYYSKTHGITIRELDQPLLVHKPKEKQTPEGRCQLKMVLLVPELTFLTGLSDLRKNSRMLKEVMWEMVQSPQQHYQRLTGLLRRIRDTPDASRELQRWGLVLDTDIYRTQGHVLPAERINLRHRSFLPAEELGWHREVTKEAPIAVISINSWLLIYPKRLQHLAKDLLASMRSSCGAMGMQVGQPSVQELRDDRIETYVRAIQSSLGSQDKVQLLLCIIPGGRDDVYGAIKKLCCVQSPVPSQVINAQSLMGHPGKIRSVVQKVLLQINCKLGGQLWGVDIPLKQLMVVGMDIHHSRSHGMRSVIGFVASMNHILTKWYSRVVFQMPHQEIADSLRLCLSQALKRFYELNHSLPMKIVVYRDGVSDPQLDTVLKYEVPQLQKSFHTFQNYQPSLVVVVVQKQLSTNFYCLTGEEFVSPPLGTVIDHGVTSSGREDFFLLAHHSRQGCSVPTRYICMWNTANLSSEHLQRLTFKLCHLYWNWPGTVRVPAPCKYAHKLAFLVGQVLHHEPSAHLCEQLFFL from the exons ATGGACCCGCTGCGGCCCTTCCGCCCGCCGCGGCCCTtccgcccgccccggcccgggcccgggcccggaCCCGCCGTGCCCATGGCCAGGGGGCTCCGCGGCCTCGCCGATTTCTCCCCTCGCCTGCCCTCGCCCAGCCCCGCCCAGCCCCGAGCCGCGGCCTCGCCGTTCCCCGCGCTGTTCCGCGGGCTGGGCCTGGAGGACCGGCCTCTGGAGCGGCCCCTCG GCCGGGGCGGCTCTGGCGATGCGAAGGCAGCGGCTCCACCCGGCCCCGTGCAGCggcagaaggaggaggagaaggacaagGGGGCAGCGCTGGCGGCGCTCCCCACGCGTGGGCA GATCCTGTGGAAAGGCAGAGGGGACGCGCTGCCCACCCCGCCTGGACGAGCCTTGCCTGCCGTGCCCGCCCCGTGCCcacccagcccccagccctgcccgacGCCCGTGCCCACCCCGGAGACccccccagctgctgccaggcc GGCCCTGGGGACCAAGGCGGTGGCCAAGGGAGCCGccatccccctggggctgaACTTTGTGAAGATCCACTGCCAGAACGAAGCTGTCTACCAGTACCACGTGACCTTCAG ccccgaggTGGAGTGCAAGGCTGCCCGCTTTGCCATACTGAAGGAGCAGCACGCCGTGACCGGCGACGTGATGGCCTTCGATGGCTCCATCCTCTTCCTGCCCATCCAGATCCCCAAG GTCAGCCTGAAGGCTCAGAACAGCAGCGACGGGGAGGAGATCATCATCAACATCCAGATGACCAAAATCCTGGAGCCCAGCTCGGATCTCTGCACCCCCTTTTACAACGTGGTGTTCCGCAG GGTGATGAAAATCTTAAACATGAGCTTGGTTGGGAGACATTTCTTTGAGCCTGCCCAGGCCACCACCCTACAGAAATACAG CCTCCACATCTGGCCAGGATACGCCGTCAGCATCCGGAGGAAGGACGGGGGGCTCTTCCTCATGGTGGACGGCATCCACAAGATCATCCGCAGCGAGTCTGTGCTGAGCGTGAT gcaaaccaTCCACTCGCAGAACCAGAGGACGTTCCAGGACGAGTGCACCAAGCAGCTGGTGGGGAGCGTGGTCATGACTCGCTACAACAACCGCACCTACCGCGTGGACGACATCGACTGGGACAAGACCCCCAAGGACACCTTCACGCTGGCCAGCGGGCAGGAGATCAGCTTTGTGGAGTACTACAG CAAGACCCACGGGATCACCATCAGGGAACTGGACCAGCCCCTGCTCGTCCACAAGCCCAAGGAGAAGCAGACACCAGAGGGGAGG tgccagctgaagATGGTGCTGCTCGTGCCAGAGCTCACCTTCCTCACCGGCCTCTCCGACCTGCGCAAGAACAGTCGCATGCTGAAG GAGGTGATGTGGGAGATGGTGCAGAGTCCCCAGCAGCACTACCAGCGCCTCACCGGCCTCCTGCGCCGCATCCGCGACACGCCGGACGCTTCCCGGGAGCTGCAGCGCTGGGGGCTGGTGCTGGACACCGACATCTACAGG ACCCAGGGTCACGTCCTGCCCGCCGAGCGCATCAACCTCCGGCACCGCTCCTTCCTTCCCGccgaggagctgggctggcaccgCGAGGTGACGAAGGAGGCGCCCATCGCCGTG ATCTCCATCAATTCCTGGCTCCTGATCTATCCCAAGAGGCTCCAGCACCTGGCCAAGGACCTGCTGGCGTccatgaggagcagctgtggggccATGGGGATGCAGGTGGGGCAGCCCTCGGTGCAGGAGCTGCGCGATGATCGCATCGAGACCTACGTGAGGGCCAtccagagctccctgggcagccag GACAaggtgcagctgctcctgtgcaTCATCCCTGGTGGCAGGGACGACGTCTACGGGGCCATCAAGAAGCTTTGCTGtgtgcagagccctgtgccctcccag GTCATCAATGCCCAGTCCCTCATGGGCCACCCTGGCAAGATCAGGAGCGTGGTGCAGAAAGTTCTGCTGCAGATCAACTGCAAGCTGGGcgggcagctctggggggtTGATATCCCGCTG AAGCAGCTGATGGTGGTGGGCATGGACATCCACCACAGCAGGAGCCACGGCATGCGCTCTGTCATCGGCTTCGTGGCCAGCATGAACCA cATCCTCACCAAGTGGTACTCCAGGGTGGTTTTCCAGATGCCCCACCAGGAAATCGCCGACAGCCTCCggctctgcctctcccaggCCCTCAAACGCTTCTACGAG ctgAACCATTCCCTGCCCATGAAGATCGTGGTGTACCGGGATGGGGTGTCCGACCCTCAGCTGGACACTGTGCTCAAGTACGAGGTGCCCCAGCTCCAGAAGAGcttccacaccttccaaaattACCAGCCCAGCCTCGTGGTCGTGGTGGTGCAGAAGCAGCTGAGCACCAACTTCTACTGCCTGACAGGAGAGGAGtttgtgtcccctcccctgggCACCGTCATCGACCACGGCGTCACCAGCTCGGGCAG GGAGGATTTCTTCCTGCTGGCCCATCACTCGCGGCAGGGCTGCAG
- the PIWIL2 gene encoding piwi-like protein 2 isoform X3 — MDPLRPFRPPRPFRPPRPGPGPGPAVPMARGLRGLADFSPRLPSPSPAQPRAAASPFPALFRGLGLEDRPLERPLGRGGSGDAKAAAPPGPVQRQKEEEKDKGAALAALPTRGQILWKGRGDALPTPPGRALPAVPAPCPPSPQPCPTPVPTPETPPAAARPALGTKAVAKGAAIPLGLNFVKIHCQNEAVYQYHVTFSPEVECKAARFAILKEQHAVTGDVMAFDGSILFLPIQIPKVSLKAQNSSDGEEIIINIQMTKILEPSSDLCTPFYNVVFRRVMKILNMSLVGRHFFEPAQATTLQKYSLHIWPGYAVSIRRKDGGLFLMVDGIHKIIRSESVLSVMQTIHSQNQRTFQDECTKQLVGSVVMTRYNNRTYRVDDIDWDKTPKDTFTLASGQEISFVEYYSKTHGITIRELDQPLLVHKPKEKQTPEGRCQLKMVLLVPELTFLTGLSDLRKNSRMLKEVMWEMVQSPQQHYQRLTGLLRRIRDTPDASRELQRWGLVLDTDIYRTQGHVLPAERINLRHRSFLPAEELGWHREVTKEAPIAVISINSWLLIYPKRLQHLAKDLLASMRSSCGAMGMQVGQPSVQELRDDRIETYVRAIQSSLGSQDKVQLLLCIIPGGRDDVYGAIKKLCCVQSPVPSQVINAQSLMGHPGKIRSVVQKVLLQINCKLGGQLWGVDIPLKQLMVVGMNIVSKSHLPFPAPLSLNPIFFPSPEAVDGCGHGYYS; from the exons ATGGACCCGCTGCGGCCCTTCCGCCCGCCGCGGCCCTtccgcccgccccggcccgggcccgggcccggaCCCGCCGTGCCCATGGCCAGGGGGCTCCGCGGCCTCGCCGATTTCTCCCCTCGCCTGCCCTCGCCCAGCCCCGCCCAGCCCCGAGCCGCGGCCTCGCCGTTCCCCGCGCTGTTCCGCGGGCTGGGCCTGGAGGACCGGCCTCTGGAGCGGCCCCTCG GCCGGGGCGGCTCTGGCGATGCGAAGGCAGCGGCTCCACCCGGCCCCGTGCAGCggcagaaggaggaggagaaggacaagGGGGCAGCGCTGGCGGCGCTCCCCACGCGTGGGCA GATCCTGTGGAAAGGCAGAGGGGACGCGCTGCCCACCCCGCCTGGACGAGCCTTGCCTGCCGTGCCCGCCCCGTGCCcacccagcccccagccctgcccgacGCCCGTGCCCACCCCGGAGACccccccagctgctgccaggcc GGCCCTGGGGACCAAGGCGGTGGCCAAGGGAGCCGccatccccctggggctgaACTTTGTGAAGATCCACTGCCAGAACGAAGCTGTCTACCAGTACCACGTGACCTTCAG ccccgaggTGGAGTGCAAGGCTGCCCGCTTTGCCATACTGAAGGAGCAGCACGCCGTGACCGGCGACGTGATGGCCTTCGATGGCTCCATCCTCTTCCTGCCCATCCAGATCCCCAAG GTCAGCCTGAAGGCTCAGAACAGCAGCGACGGGGAGGAGATCATCATCAACATCCAGATGACCAAAATCCTGGAGCCCAGCTCGGATCTCTGCACCCCCTTTTACAACGTGGTGTTCCGCAG GGTGATGAAAATCTTAAACATGAGCTTGGTTGGGAGACATTTCTTTGAGCCTGCCCAGGCCACCACCCTACAGAAATACAG CCTCCACATCTGGCCAGGATACGCCGTCAGCATCCGGAGGAAGGACGGGGGGCTCTTCCTCATGGTGGACGGCATCCACAAGATCATCCGCAGCGAGTCTGTGCTGAGCGTGAT gcaaaccaTCCACTCGCAGAACCAGAGGACGTTCCAGGACGAGTGCACCAAGCAGCTGGTGGGGAGCGTGGTCATGACTCGCTACAACAACCGCACCTACCGCGTGGACGACATCGACTGGGACAAGACCCCCAAGGACACCTTCACGCTGGCCAGCGGGCAGGAGATCAGCTTTGTGGAGTACTACAG CAAGACCCACGGGATCACCATCAGGGAACTGGACCAGCCCCTGCTCGTCCACAAGCCCAAGGAGAAGCAGACACCAGAGGGGAGG tgccagctgaagATGGTGCTGCTCGTGCCAGAGCTCACCTTCCTCACCGGCCTCTCCGACCTGCGCAAGAACAGTCGCATGCTGAAG GAGGTGATGTGGGAGATGGTGCAGAGTCCCCAGCAGCACTACCAGCGCCTCACCGGCCTCCTGCGCCGCATCCGCGACACGCCGGACGCTTCCCGGGAGCTGCAGCGCTGGGGGCTGGTGCTGGACACCGACATCTACAGG ACCCAGGGTCACGTCCTGCCCGCCGAGCGCATCAACCTCCGGCACCGCTCCTTCCTTCCCGccgaggagctgggctggcaccgCGAGGTGACGAAGGAGGCGCCCATCGCCGTG ATCTCCATCAATTCCTGGCTCCTGATCTATCCCAAGAGGCTCCAGCACCTGGCCAAGGACCTGCTGGCGTccatgaggagcagctgtggggccATGGGGATGCAGGTGGGGCAGCCCTCGGTGCAGGAGCTGCGCGATGATCGCATCGAGACCTACGTGAGGGCCAtccagagctccctgggcagccag GACAaggtgcagctgctcctgtgcaTCATCCCTGGTGGCAGGGACGACGTCTACGGGGCCATCAAGAAGCTTTGCTGtgtgcagagccctgtgccctcccag GTCATCAATGCCCAGTCCCTCATGGGCCACCCTGGCAAGATCAGGAGCGTGGTGCAGAAAGTTCTGCTGCAGATCAACTGCAAGCTGGGcgggcagctctggggggtTGATATCCCGCTG AAGCAGCTGATGGTTGTGGGCATGAACATTGTCTCTAAATCCCacctgcctttccctgctccattaTCCCTAAATCCCATCTTCTTCCCCTCTCCAGAAGCAGTTGATGGTTGTGGCCATGGCTATTATTCCTAA
- the PIWIL2 gene encoding piwi-like protein 2 isoform X2 yields the protein MRRQRLHPAPCSGRRRRRRTRGQRWRRSPRVGRCARAHRSPPWGRRILWKGRGDALPTPPGRALPAVPAPCPPSPQPCPTPVPTPETPPAAARPALGTKAVAKGAAIPLGLNFVKIHCQNEAVYQYHVTFSPEVECKAARFAILKEQHAVTGDVMAFDGSILFLPIQIPKVSLKAQNSSDGEEIIINIQMTKILEPSSDLCTPFYNVVFRRVMKILNMSLVGRHFFEPAQATTLQKYSLHIWPGYAVSIRRKDGGLFLMVDGIHKIIRSESVLSVMQTIHSQNQRTFQDECTKQLVGSVVMTRYNNRTYRVDDIDWDKTPKDTFTLASGQEISFVEYYSKTHGITIRELDQPLLVHKPKEKQTPEGRCQLKMVLLVPELTFLTGLSDLRKNSRMLKEVMWEMVQSPQQHYQRLTGLLRRIRDTPDASRELQRWGLVLDTDIYRTQGHVLPAERINLRHRSFLPAEELGWHREVTKEAPIAVISINSWLLIYPKRLQHLAKDLLASMRSSCGAMGMQVGQPSVQELRDDRIETYVRAIQSSLGSQDKVQLLLCIIPGGRDDVYGAIKKLCCVQSPVPSQVINAQSLMGHPGKIRSVVQKVLLQINCKLGGQLWGVDIPLKQLMVVGMDIHHSRSHGMRSVIGFVASMNHILTKWYSRVVFQMPHQEIADSLRLCLSQALKRFYELNHSLPMKIVVYRDGVSDPQLDTVLKYEVPQLQKSFHTFQNYQPSLVVVVVQKQLSTNFYCLTGEEFVSPPLGTVIDHGVTSSGREDFFLLAHHSRQGCSVPTRYICMWNTANLSSEHLQRLTFKLCHLYWNWPGTVRVPAPCKYAHKLAFLVGQVLHHEPSAHLCEQLFFL from the exons ATGCGAAGGCAGCGGCTCCACCCGGCCCCGTGCAGCggcagaaggaggaggagaaggacaagGGGGCAGCGCTGGCGGCGCTCCCCACGCGTGGGCA ggtgtgcCAGGGCTCACCGCAGCCCCCCCTGGGGACGCAGGATCCTGTGGAAAGGCAGAGGGGACGCGCTGCCCACCCCGCCTGGACGAGCCTTGCCTGCCGTGCCCGCCCCGTGCCcacccagcccccagccctgcccgacGCCCGTGCCCACCCCGGAGACccccccagctgctgccaggcc GGCCCTGGGGACCAAGGCGGTGGCCAAGGGAGCCGccatccccctggggctgaACTTTGTGAAGATCCACTGCCAGAACGAAGCTGTCTACCAGTACCACGTGACCTTCAG ccccgaggTGGAGTGCAAGGCTGCCCGCTTTGCCATACTGAAGGAGCAGCACGCCGTGACCGGCGACGTGATGGCCTTCGATGGCTCCATCCTCTTCCTGCCCATCCAGATCCCCAAG GTCAGCCTGAAGGCTCAGAACAGCAGCGACGGGGAGGAGATCATCATCAACATCCAGATGACCAAAATCCTGGAGCCCAGCTCGGATCTCTGCACCCCCTTTTACAACGTGGTGTTCCGCAG GGTGATGAAAATCTTAAACATGAGCTTGGTTGGGAGACATTTCTTTGAGCCTGCCCAGGCCACCACCCTACAGAAATACAG CCTCCACATCTGGCCAGGATACGCCGTCAGCATCCGGAGGAAGGACGGGGGGCTCTTCCTCATGGTGGACGGCATCCACAAGATCATCCGCAGCGAGTCTGTGCTGAGCGTGAT gcaaaccaTCCACTCGCAGAACCAGAGGACGTTCCAGGACGAGTGCACCAAGCAGCTGGTGGGGAGCGTGGTCATGACTCGCTACAACAACCGCACCTACCGCGTGGACGACATCGACTGGGACAAGACCCCCAAGGACACCTTCACGCTGGCCAGCGGGCAGGAGATCAGCTTTGTGGAGTACTACAG CAAGACCCACGGGATCACCATCAGGGAACTGGACCAGCCCCTGCTCGTCCACAAGCCCAAGGAGAAGCAGACACCAGAGGGGAGG tgccagctgaagATGGTGCTGCTCGTGCCAGAGCTCACCTTCCTCACCGGCCTCTCCGACCTGCGCAAGAACAGTCGCATGCTGAAG GAGGTGATGTGGGAGATGGTGCAGAGTCCCCAGCAGCACTACCAGCGCCTCACCGGCCTCCTGCGCCGCATCCGCGACACGCCGGACGCTTCCCGGGAGCTGCAGCGCTGGGGGCTGGTGCTGGACACCGACATCTACAGG ACCCAGGGTCACGTCCTGCCCGCCGAGCGCATCAACCTCCGGCACCGCTCCTTCCTTCCCGccgaggagctgggctggcaccgCGAGGTGACGAAGGAGGCGCCCATCGCCGTG ATCTCCATCAATTCCTGGCTCCTGATCTATCCCAAGAGGCTCCAGCACCTGGCCAAGGACCTGCTGGCGTccatgaggagcagctgtggggccATGGGGATGCAGGTGGGGCAGCCCTCGGTGCAGGAGCTGCGCGATGATCGCATCGAGACCTACGTGAGGGCCAtccagagctccctgggcagccag GACAaggtgcagctgctcctgtgcaTCATCCCTGGTGGCAGGGACGACGTCTACGGGGCCATCAAGAAGCTTTGCTGtgtgcagagccctgtgccctcccag GTCATCAATGCCCAGTCCCTCATGGGCCACCCTGGCAAGATCAGGAGCGTGGTGCAGAAAGTTCTGCTGCAGATCAACTGCAAGCTGGGcgggcagctctggggggtTGATATCCCGCTG AAGCAGCTGATGGTGGTGGGCATGGACATCCACCACAGCAGGAGCCACGGCATGCGCTCTGTCATCGGCTTCGTGGCCAGCATGAACCA cATCCTCACCAAGTGGTACTCCAGGGTGGTTTTCCAGATGCCCCACCAGGAAATCGCCGACAGCCTCCggctctgcctctcccaggCCCTCAAACGCTTCTACGAG ctgAACCATTCCCTGCCCATGAAGATCGTGGTGTACCGGGATGGGGTGTCCGACCCTCAGCTGGACACTGTGCTCAAGTACGAGGTGCCCCAGCTCCAGAAGAGcttccacaccttccaaaattACCAGCCCAGCCTCGTGGTCGTGGTGGTGCAGAAGCAGCTGAGCACCAACTTCTACTGCCTGACAGGAGAGGAGtttgtgtcccctcccctgggCACCGTCATCGACCACGGCGTCACCAGCTCGGGCAG GGAGGATTTCTTCCTGCTGGCCCATCACTCGCGGCAGGGCTGCAG
- the POLR3D gene encoding DNA-directed RNA polymerase III subunit RPC4 isoform X2, with the protein MAEGGSGSSGSPGSLRPGAPRGVLGRRPPAPPLSPGRLPSIRSRDLTLGGVKKKTFTPNIISRKIKEEPREDVAVKKEKKERERQRDGHGRGRNRPEVIQSHSIFEQGPAEMMKKKAGSWDRSVDVSDFGPSHIINIKKEKRETDEETKQILRMLQKDDFLDDPGLKNDIRNKPVQLPLAHSGWLFKEEVPEQEDTQPWLPAAKEEKMELDPPAVKVKEEPCEEDPKPAQPKGPPGFPRDVSAAELLQRLSLAQEEELLFLQLPDTLPGQPPSQDTKPSKAELHSEDGQVLLVKQEKSQEAKQAENICTLADLPEGQVGKLLIRKSGKVQLVLGKVTLDVTMGTPCSFLQELVSVGIGDNRTGEMMVLGHVRHKLVCSPDFEALLEHRHR; encoded by the exons ATGGCCGAggggggctctggcagctcgggctccccgggcagcctcCGGCCGGGGGCGCCCCGGGGGGTGCTGGGCAGGcgcccccccgcgccccccctCAGCCCGGGCCGCCTGCCCTCCATCCGCTCCCGGGACCTCACCCTGGGCGGCGTCAAAAAG aaaaCTTTCACCCCCAACATCATCAGCAGGAAGATCAAGGAGGA GCCCCGGGAGGATGTGGCggtgaagaaggagaagaaggagcgGGAGCGGCAGCGGGACGGGCACGGCCGGGGCCGCAACCGGCCCGAGGTCATCCAGTCGCACTCCATCTTCGAGCAGGGCCCCGCTGAGATGATGAAGAAGAAAG caggctCCTGGGACCGGAGCGTGGACGTGTCCGACTTCGGCCCTTCCCACATCATCAACATCAAGAAGGAGAAGAGGGAGACGGACGAGGAGACGAAGCAGATCCTGAGGATGCTGCAGAAGGACGAT TTCCTGGATGACCCGGGGCTGAAGAACGACATCCGGAACAAGCCGGTGCAGCTGCCCCTGGCGCACTCGGGCTGGCTCTTCAAGGAGGAGGTGCCAGAGCAGGAGGACACTCAGCcatggctgcctgcagccaagGAGGAGAAGATGGAGCTGGACCCACCAGCAGTGAaag TGAAGGAAGAGCCCTGTGAGGAGGATCCcaagccagcccagcccaagggcccccccgggttcccacgggaTGTGTcggcagcagagctgctgcagaggctgagcctggcccaggaggaggagctgctgttcctgcagctccctgacaccctgccagggcagcccccCAGCCAGGACACCAAACCCAGCAAGGCTGAGCTGCACAGCGAGGACgggcaggtgctgctggtgaAGCAGGAGAAGAGCCAG gaggCCAAGCAGGCAGAGAACATCTGCACCCTGGCCGACCTCCCCGAGGGCCAGGTGGGGAAGCTGCTCATCCGAAAGTCAGGCAAagtgcagctggtgctgggcaAGGTCACCCTGGACGTGACCATGGGCACCCCCTGCTCCTTCCTACAG GAGCTGGTGTCCGTGGGCATCGGGGACAACCGCACGGGTGAGATGATGGTGCTGGGCCACGTCAGGCACAAGCTCGTCTGCTCCCCGGACTTTGAggctctcctggagcacaggCACCGATAG
- the POLR3D gene encoding DNA-directed RNA polymerase III subunit RPC4 isoform X1 has translation MAEGGSGSSGSPGSLRPGAPRGVLGRRPPAPPLSPGRLPSIRSRDLTLGGVKKKTFTPNIISRKIKEEPREDVAVKKEKKERERQRDGHGRGRNRPEVIQSHSIFEQGPAEMMKKKGSWDRSVDVSDFGPSHIINIKKEKRETDEETKQILRMLQKDDFLDDPGLKNDIRNKPVQLPLAHSGWLFKEEVPEQEDTQPWLPAAKEEKMELDPPAVKVKEEPCEEDPKPAQPKGPPGFPRDVSAAELLQRLSLAQEEELLFLQLPDTLPGQPPSQDTKPSKAELHSEDGQVLLVKQEKSQEAKQAENICTLADLPEGQVGKLLIRKSGKVQLVLGKVTLDVTMGTPCSFLQELVSVGIGDNRTGEMMVLGHVRHKLVCSPDFEALLEHRHR, from the exons ATGGCCGAggggggctctggcagctcgggctccccgggcagcctcCGGCCGGGGGCGCCCCGGGGGGTGCTGGGCAGGcgcccccccgcgccccccctCAGCCCGGGCCGCCTGCCCTCCATCCGCTCCCGGGACCTCACCCTGGGCGGCGTCAAAAAG aaaaCTTTCACCCCCAACATCATCAGCAGGAAGATCAAGGAGGA GCCCCGGGAGGATGTGGCggtgaagaaggagaagaaggagcgGGAGCGGCAGCGGGACGGGCACGGCCGGGGCCGCAACCGGCCCGAGGTCATCCAGTCGCACTCCATCTTCGAGCAGGGCCCCGCTGAGATGATGAAGAAGAAAG gctCCTGGGACCGGAGCGTGGACGTGTCCGACTTCGGCCCTTCCCACATCATCAACATCAAGAAGGAGAAGAGGGAGACGGACGAGGAGACGAAGCAGATCCTGAGGATGCTGCAGAAGGACGAT TTCCTGGATGACCCGGGGCTGAAGAACGACATCCGGAACAAGCCGGTGCAGCTGCCCCTGGCGCACTCGGGCTGGCTCTTCAAGGAGGAGGTGCCAGAGCAGGAGGACACTCAGCcatggctgcctgcagccaagGAGGAGAAGATGGAGCTGGACCCACCAGCAGTGAaag TGAAGGAAGAGCCCTGTGAGGAGGATCCcaagccagcccagcccaagggcccccccgggttcccacgggaTGTGTcggcagcagagctgctgcagaggctgagcctggcccaggaggaggagctgctgttcctgcagctccctgacaccctgccagggcagcccccCAGCCAGGACACCAAACCCAGCAAGGCTGAGCTGCACAGCGAGGACgggcaggtgctgctggtgaAGCAGGAGAAGAGCCAG gaggCCAAGCAGGCAGAGAACATCTGCACCCTGGCCGACCTCCCCGAGGGCCAGGTGGGGAAGCTGCTCATCCGAAAGTCAGGCAAagtgcagctggtgctgggcaAGGTCACCCTGGACGTGACCATGGGCACCCCCTGCTCCTTCCTACAG GAGCTGGTGTCCGTGGGCATCGGGGACAACCGCACGGGTGAGATGATGGTGCTGGGCCACGTCAGGCACAAGCTCGTCTGCTCCCCGGACTTTGAggctctcctggagcacaggCACCGATAG